The Macadamia integrifolia cultivar HAES 741 chromosome 3, SCU_Mint_v3, whole genome shotgun sequence genome segment GGCTACAGGTTCTTCTCTTTCCCATCTTTAATTAATTTCTCTGTTAACTGACAAGCATATATATCATCTGTGATTAAATGTAGACTAAATATGTCTTTGATGCTTTGATTTATAGAATTGAAGCCAACAGACGCAATGAAACCAAAGCCAAAGCTAGGGTCGGGGCCGAAGCTGAAGCCAACCCAGGCACCATCGCCACCAAAATGGACTTGCAAATCTTTGAGCACCAAATTTCAGGGAATATGCATAATGAATAGCAATTGTGCAAATGTTGGCCGAACAGAGGGATTTATAGGAGGGAATTGCCATGATATTATTCCACAAAATTTGTAAATCTGAATACAAATCAAACTGATCATCCTAATGAACAAAAAGATCTCAAAATCATTTAAACCGTAGGAAAGAAAATCAGTAATTTGCAGCCTAAaatccataaaagaaaaaagaaagaaaaaaaggaaccaGGTTGAACTTCGAAGTTTGAAACCGTATCTGTTACCTtttgtcacaaatttttttcttcggCTCTGGGCCTTTTGAAACTGAAACTCCAGAACTTTCACTCAAACGCTGCGAAGATGGATTGCAGAATGGAGTAATGAGAAACTCAACTGTCGCACCAACGTCACTTGGGATCCTAGCTGAGATTTTCTCCACTCTATGATGAGAAGGAGATCGGCTCTGAgatgaaaaaggagaagagagcaGATCTGCTTTGagatgagaaggagagaagaagacgaGGAGGTGATTGGCACAATCGATAGCTTCCTGTCCAATTGTTCCTTACTGATTTCATTTCCTTATCAATCTTGAAATGGCCTCTTGTCAATTTATTATTGGCTTAATCCCAGTTTTTCTTATatacaaagaaaatattaaaaaaattatcatttttttttttccgatttCAGCCCATTTGATCCAATCTATTTCGGCTAGTGAttgctaaaaataaaaaagattccaaaatGATACAGAGTTTGGTTCTGCCTAATCCGTTTCGATTTTTTCAATTCGGCCTAATTGGTCTTTTCGGTTGACCTCTGCCGCTTACATAATTTCAAGCACATGAATGGGaaacaaaagatagaaaaaTATAACCATGAAAGGTTTCACAATGTAATTTTATGAGCCTTTCTAAGCTACAAGGTTCACAACTAAGAGAATATGAAACATAATCAATTTAAACTATAAAGTGCACAATGAAAAACAATCaagtaataaaaataaaacaagcaaGTGCAtccattattttatatttgaatgGGATGTCTTCCACTTAACTTGTAAATGAGAAGCATGCTTTACAATATTCACTCAACTAAGGCTTTCcaaataagcaaacaaaatcTGCGTCCATGAATGCATAGCTTATAATAAGCATTAGAAAGAAAATCATGACATGAGTACATGCATGCTCCGATGAAGTGAAACcacattctttgccaataagGATTGATGTAGAGAATAGTGGCAAGTCCAATAAGCACACAACATATGAAGCAGCAAAACTACTAGCAAAAGCAGTCATGTCAATCTCGTCCTCGTTCTCCATATCATTTAAAGTTGTTGCAAATGTGTTGGTTGATTCTCCACTAGAAGAGCAAAAAGAGGTCTTTGGTAATGGCAAACCATAAAGGTAGGGATTTCCTTCATAACTGAAACTGTCGAATGTTGAGAATTGGCCCTTCATCTCTGGTGTCTTATCAGACAAATTGTTGTATGCCACAGTGAAGACCTCCAAATTGTATAGTGTGGTCAATTCTGAAGGGATTTTCCCAGTTAATCTGTTGTAGGATAGATCAAGGCTTTCTATTTGCTTTAAATTGGAGAAGGCTTTTGGAATTGATCCGATTAGTTGGTTGTGTGATAAGTTTAATGCATGAATTCCATTTAAAGTTCCTATTTCATGTGGGATATCACTCATGAGATTGATAAACGATAAATCCATCACAGACATAAAATTAAGGATTCCACCTCTGAATGAAAAATACATACTTTTTGTCATGAATTCTATTTCTTCTACTGCACCAGCCAAAACTTCTGTTGACCTAGTCCCCCAAAGTCCTTCAGATTTAATGTTAGATATAGATTCCTTCTCTATCCTCCTcccaaatgaaatgtaattGAAACATCGGTGTATTGATCCAGACAAGCTATTATGAAAAAGATCCATTAAGCATATCCATTCCAATTGGCACAAATGATTTGGAATCGGACCATTTAAATGATTTCCTTGGAACAATAGAACCCTCAAACTGGAAAGGGCACCCATCCAATCAGGAATACTACCACATAAGTTGTTACTTCTGATGTCCAATGTCAACAAATTTGAGTTGTTGATAAGAGCAATTGATGGTGACCTATGAATCCATTTCCTTGCAAATGGAGGTGTTGTAAATTTGTTGGATTCAATACTGATACTATGGATCCTGAAAGATGGTTTTCTGAAAGGTCAAGAAATTCCAACCACCCAAATGGAATATTTCCTTGTAAAAGATGTAAGGTTACCTATCCAACTAGAAATTCTACCTGTTAGCTGATTGTTACTAATATCCAATACCCATAGGTTGTGGCACTTGGATAATCCTCTCTTAAGATATTTCCTGAAAATGAGTTGTTATCCAAATATAACATCTGTAACTGAGTAAAATTAAGAGCTGGAGAAAAACTTGGGCTGGAAGTTTATTATTTGAAAGtcctaagaaaaataaattgccGCAACCAATACCCATGTGCTTCGGAATTTCGCCTATAAAATTATTGTCTTAACAATTGACAAATAGCTCATATTAACAATTGACGAAGGAATATTTCCACTCTCAAAATTATTCTTCGATAAATTCAAATACTTTGCGTTTGGAAATAAGTTACCAATGTTCTCTTGAAGCAATCCATCAATGCGATTATTCGAAATGTTTATATTCCTTGCAGCATTGTGGACATAGGATGGTAAGAAAAAATGGCCCCTCAGTGAGTTATTCCTCAGGATCAGAGTACTGAACAATTTATTGCTCTTGAGTAACGAAGGTGGGAGCAGACCGCTTAAGTTGCAATGGGAAAGATCAACTTCTCTTAAGTTGTACTGAGTAGAGAGGAAACTGGGAAAAGCATTATTACTTTGCTTTTTAAGATTACAATTTGACAACAGCAATGTCTTCAACTGGAAAAGAGGAACCCAAGGGGGATGTTCAGTTTCTAACTTTAATTTGCTTCCAGCACTGTCCAAGTCAATAACATCAAGTTTTGAATGGTTAGCAAAGATTTGGAATGTGAATGTCCCCTCAAAGTCATTGTAGCCCAAAATAATGTGTGAAAGGGATGAGAGGCTAGTTATGAGAGATGATGGGATGTTTCCTTTGAATTGGTTACCGGACAAATCTAATATTCTAAAGGAGGTTATGAGAGATGGTTGGATGTTTCCCGTGAATTAGTTAGAGGACAAATCTAATATTCTCAGGGCTGTCAGATTTTATAGACATGGAGGAAGGATCCCTTCAAAATTATTCCCATTGAGATGCAACTGTTGAAGCCTCTTCATTCCACACAAAACTGCAAAAGTAAAATCCAATGAAGTTAGAATAAAAGACTTGAAATGAGTAAGAATTAGGTGAATGGAGTTGCAATTCTAGGCCTAACACATTAATTATTGGTTCAGGTACTCAGTACGTACAGCTGTGTCATTCGACCTCTACAGTTTAGGAGATTGTGAATCATCGATCCAAGCATGAATGGTTCTTACATACCTTCCATATGGAGCAATCCGTCAAAATTGTTGTAACCGAGGAACAGGGTCTTGAGGGATGTGAGTACACCCAAAAATGGAAGAATACCGTTGTTAATATGATTCCCATATAGATGTAGAGACTCCAGCTTTCCCAAGCCAACAAAACTTACTGTAGAGCCTATGTACGTACAAAtgcataattaattaaattaaatgggtCAATGTAATTAGGCAGGGAAGTACATCTTTCTCATAACATAACACTATATCAATTTATGCTTTCTTTAATCTTTAAGAAAGTATATTCAACATGTGGTCAAAATCCGATCAAAatcatgaagagagagagagagagagagagagagagaagagagagagagagagagagagagagagagagagagaggagtctgGAGCCTCAATCGATGCCTCAAGAGTGAAGACCCATATGCATGGCTTTATGTGAATGCAAAAGGGCATATCTTCAAGAGTCCGCTGGAAGATGGATTAGCTTACCAAATCTTACCTTGTTTTGTATGTGAAGAAGAGGAGGCCTCGATAAGAAAATTATAACTCagatccaatgatttcatgttaGGAAGAGTAGATAAAAATGCTGCACACAATAATAAACagtaataaaaaaggaaaataaataaataaataaatatataaatataaatataaaaaaaaaaaaNNNNNNNNNNNNNNNNNNNNNNNNNNNNNNNNNNNNNNNNNNNNNNNNNNNNNNNNNNNNNNNNNNNNNNNNNNNNNNNNNNNNNNNNNNNNNNNNNNNNNNNNNNNNNNNNNNNNNNNNNNNNNNNNNNNNNNNNNNNNNNNNNNNNNNNNNNNNNNNNNNNNNNNNNNNNNNNNNNNNNNNNNNNNNNNNNNNNNNNNNNNNNNNNNNNNNNNNNNNNNNNNNNNNNNNNNNNNNNNNNNNNNNNNNNNNNNNNNNNNNNNNNNNNNNNATATATAATCAAAATGTAAAAATATTTAGTATCCATGCATTTATCCTCCTTCACTTTGATGACAAAAGAATTCaaggggaagggggagagaaCAAACTGGAACTAAcgaaagaaacagaagaaggATAAAGAATGATCacgaatataattacaaaataaatacCTTCATTCTTGATCCAACCATCAAATCCATTATAAGATAAGTTGAGGCGCTGCAATTCTTTGAAGGTAGAAAATATGGTCACGTTTATATAGtgttggattttatattttacaatataaaatattacTCTAGTAAAGttaaagtttcaaataatgttcaaagcctttttccccttttttactTTTGGAATATTGTTTGTACACTAGTGAGGACAAGTAGAGAGCTAAAAGTAACTTTTCTCAAGTTTGTTTAGTCCTACATCGGAAGTGGATGAAAGGTGTGAGGGGCTTATATGTGGGAATGTTTCTTAAGGGTGCAGGCTCCTAAGAGAGtcactctcccttgtcatgtgtgttGGGGGGGTtctggggtgcttttgaatcgcaCGGGTGCACCGAGCCGGGCCGTGGCCGTGGCCATGGCCGAGGTCAGGGTATGGGTATGGGTATCAAGAGACTTATCTTTTACACTTGTATGCTAGTTCTATACACCCATTGGTATTAATACATATACCTGTATATAAAATAGACACCCATTAGTATTATACATACACATGTACATGTAAAGGTACCCTTTAGCATTGGACATGTACCTGTACGTATAGACACCTTTTCCTTAATAGATAGTAGAATAGATAGTAGAAGTCCAAAAACGAAATTACATTCTATAAGTGTTTTTTGGAAACCTCTCTGTGGAAAAAAGTGCTCTCTGCTAGTGTCATTTTCTAAGTGTTCTTAAGACAAATAgtgatttttttatcaaaaacctCTCTGCTTACAACCATTTTGTACACAATATACATTGAGTATTACCTTTGGTTTTTCTTATTGCAGTCACATACTGGAGTTGTACCTTAAGAGATtggagagttgttttatcttggaggtgaggatGTTGGTCAACCCGGTTGCATACAAGTACGGGGCGTTCAAATATCTTAAGGAGGGTATTCTTATACAACTCAACTCTACACTTTTGAAGGACTTCTGTTTACAATTCTGCATATTCGTATTGACTTGTAAATGATACTCTCCttcttcatttaataatatttaattgaagaatttgtcaaagccttatacctattgccatattttgtttcttataaTCATAAGGTATTTGAATTGAATAGGTATAAGACTATGGCCAGTATTTCAGAGGATACACTTAATGCAAAAGATGGAACAAATGATGGCACACCAACtaatccaattccaattttgCCTACTATTGACTCTATTCCAACCAATGTTGTACCAACAGTTGGGACGCTTCAACCTATTATGGAGAGGATGAAGATTGTGACTAGTTTGATAAGATTGACCAATTTAATGGTCAGAATTTCAAATGGTGGAAACAAATGATGCTTTTTGCATTGTTTCAAGTTGGGGTTGTCTATGCTTTGACAGAACCAAAGCCACAACAAACTGAAAATCCGGTTCTTGAAGCAAAACAGCTTGCATGAGCTCTGctgattttcagtgcaaaaaccGTATTTTGAATGGTCTTTCAATCGACTGATACAGTGTATATAATTCTTTTGAGTATGCCCATTTAATGTCGAATGCACTTATAAAGAAGTACACCCTTAATAATGCAGGGAGTAGGAAGTATGTggaggaaaatttttaaaattttgttatGGATGAGGGACAAGAGATATCACCCCAAATAGATAAGTTTTAAGTCTTGGCTGGTAAGttggcaaaagaaaatattattttaccggatgCTTTTGTTACCAATTCCCTAATTGAAAAACTACCTTCCTCTTAGAATGATTCCAAATTGACAATGAAACataagaggaaggtgtggacaTTCGAACAAGTGATAGTTCGAATTAAAAttgaggaaaggaaaaaagcaaaGGATATGGTTGAGGCAAGTAGCACTCAAAATTTGAAGGCTAACATTGTTGAGACCGGGAATCAAAACCAATTCAAGAAAGGTCTTCAAGTTAAGAAAgacaagatcttcaagaagaagaagggtaaatgTTTCATTTGTAAGAAATCGTGCCATTTTAAGAAAGAATGtcagaacaagaagaagatgttggataaaacaaaaatcaatttaCTTGAAGATGACATATTCACTACTATGATTATTGAAGTGAAAATGGTTGAGAAACTTAAAGAGTGGATAATATTTACAGGTGCCACCAGACACATTAGTGGAGATCGGAAtgtatttattaaatatttaccTATCACATCTATTGATAAGGTCTTTACGAAAAATTCACAGACTTTAAGTGTCATAGGCAAAGGAAAACTCACATTGAAGCTAACTTCAGGGAAGACTTTGGTTTTTGATAATGTGCTTCTTGGATATTCGAAGAAACTTGGTGTCAGGACCACTCTTGAACAAGACTGGAATGAAATTATCTTTTGAGGCTGATAAGGTTGTTATGTTAAAAAATGATGTATTTGTTGGGAAGGGCTACTTAAGTGAAGGCCTATTTGTATtaattgtttctgaaattattaatgaaaaatctgatttttctatttattttatggaTTCTTTTGATTTATGGCATGGTAGATTAGGTCATAGTAGTGCCCCttacatttttaaaatttgtaAAATGGGCTTGATTAAGGCAAACATTAAACCTTCATTGAATAAATGTACAACTTGTGTAGAGGTAAAGTTTACCAAGAAACCACACAAATTTGTAACGAGGCAAAGTGGTCTTCTTGACCTTATTCATAGTGATTTAAGTGATTTTAAGTCTTGTGAGTCAAGGGGTGGAAAAAAATATGTTGTgacatttattgatgattattcaatGTATACTATGATCTATTTGCTTAATTCTAAGAATGAAGCAGGAAATGCTTTCATATCTTACAAAATTGAAGTTTCAAatcaattgagaaaaaaaatcaaagactTAGAACCAATAGAGGTTCAGAATACTTTAGCATAATTGACTTTTGTGAAAAGCATGGCATCATACATGAAATTACACCTCCCTATCAACCTGAATCAAATGGTattgccaaaagaaaaaatcaaacattaaAGGAAATGATGAATTCAATGTTAATTAGTTCGGAATTACCACTTAA includes the following:
- the LOC122074341 gene encoding receptor-like protein 56 yields the protein MSNAKGYLYMYMSFLSTLPNMKSLDLSYNFLIEASSSSHTKQGSTVSFVGLGKLESLHLYGNHINNGILPFLGVLTSLKTLFLGYNNFDGLLHMEVLCGMKRLQQILDLSGNQFKGNIPSSLITSLSSLSHIILGYNDFEGTFTFQIFANHSKLDVIDLDSAGSKLKLETEHPPWVPLFQLKTLLLSNCNLKKQSNNAFPSFLSTQYNLREVDLSHCNLSGLLPPSLLKSNKLFSTLILRNNSLRGHFFLPSYVHNAARNINISNNRIDGLLQENIGNLFPNAKYLNLSKNNFESGNIPSSILQMLYLDNNSFSGNILREDYPSATTYGKPSFRIHSISIESNKFTTPPFARKWIHRSPSIALINNSNLLTLDIRSNNLCGSIPDWMGALSSLRVLLFQGNHLNGPIPNHLCQLEWICLMDLFHNSLSGSIHRCFNYISFGRRIEKESISNIKSEGLWGTRSTEVLAGAVEEIEFMTKSMYFSFRGGILNFMSVMDLSFINLMSDIPHEIGTLNGIHALNLSHNQLIGSIPKAFSNLKQIESLDLSYNRLTGKIPSELTTLYNLEVFTVAYNNLSDKTPEMKGQFSTFDSFSYEGNPYLYGLPLPKTSFCSSSGESTNTFATTLNDMENEDEIDMTAFASSFAASYVVCLLDLPLFSTSILIGKECGFTSSEHACTHVMIFFLMLIISYAFMDADFVCLFGKP